Proteins encoded in a region of the Nostoc sp. UHCC 0926 genome:
- a CDS encoding alpha/beta fold hydrolase, with translation MLKAIKHNCRRFLGTAAASIFTEMALMGTAHASFDKPKRSEFRFTPIKQIKAGVLDIGYYEAGPSDGSPVLLLHGFPYSIDSYIDVAPMLAARGCRVIVPYLRGHGSTRFLDSATPRSGQQAAIGVDTIALMDVLQLNRAVLAGYDWGGRAACVVAALWPERCTGLVSVNSYLIQDIAKAGLPLSPAIESGIWYQYYFQTERVRAGLTANRREIAKILWTRNSPNWHFDEATLDQHASAFDNPDYVEVVIHSYRHRLGLAAGYPMYEELEQRLAAQPSITVPTITLDGDADGVVPATDGESTAAKFSGERQHRVIPNVGHNLPQEDPKAFATAVWELVSKKR, from the coding sequence ATGCTCAAAGCAATTAAACACAACTGCCGCCGCTTTTTGGGAACGGCGGCAGCAAGCATTTTCACAGAAATGGCACTCATGGGTACCGCACACGCAAGCTTCGACAAGCCCAAACGATCTGAATTTAGGTTTACTCCCATCAAGCAGATCAAAGCGGGTGTCCTTGACATCGGTTACTACGAAGCAGGACCGAGCGATGGATCTCCGGTGTTGCTGCTGCATGGGTTCCCGTATTCCATCGATAGCTACATTGACGTTGCACCAATGCTTGCTGCACGCGGATGTCGGGTGATTGTTCCCTACCTGCGGGGACATGGATCAACCCGTTTTCTCGACAGCGCCACACCACGCTCCGGGCAGCAAGCCGCGATCGGTGTCGATACGATCGCCTTGATGGATGTATTGCAGCTAAACCGTGCTGTGCTTGCTGGCTATGACTGGGGTGGACGAGCCGCTTGCGTTGTTGCGGCTCTCTGGCCTGAACGATGCACAGGTCTGGTGTCCGTCAATAGCTACCTGATCCAGGATATTGCCAAGGCAGGGCTGCCACTTTCACCCGCGATCGAATCCGGAATCTGGTACCAATACTATTTCCAGACTGAGCGCGTCCGCGCCGGACTGACGGCTAACAGACGTGAGATTGCGAAGATTCTCTGGACTCGCAATTCGCCGAACTGGCACTTTGACGAGGCAACGCTCGATCAACACGCCAGCGCCTTCGACAACCCCGATTATGTGGAGGTCGTCATTCATTCCTACCGCCATCGCCTTGGACTTGCCGCCGGCTATCCCATGTATGAGGAGCTTGAGCAGCGACTCGCCGCGCAACCGAGCATTACGGTGCCGACGATCACGCTGGACGGGGACGCAGATGGTGTCGTGCCAGCAACCGATGGAGAATCGACGGCAGCGAAGTTTAGCGGCGAACGTCAGCATCGGGTGATTCCAAACGTCGGTCATAACCTGCCCCAGGAAGATCCTAAAGCATTCGCAACTGCGGTCTGGGAACTCGTATCAAAGAAACGTTAA
- a CDS encoding group II intron reverse transcriptase/maturase: MIRHSYKTSESWVALPWKKFRRNLFRLQKRVYKAVQVGDKRKARLLQKLIMKSTSARFLAIRQVSQLNAGKKTAGVDGKKSLSFKERFELEALLRVNSGNWKHQGLREIPIPKKDGTTRMLKIPTIADRAWQCLAKYALEPAHKATFHARSYGFRTGRSAHDAQRYIYNNLNSSCNGIEKRVIELDIEKCFDRINHSAIMDELIAPKGLKLGIFRCLKAGVNPEFPEQGTPQGGVVSPLLANIALNGIESIHQFQDNRGRITEPSVRYADDMVIILKPKDNAIEILERISEFLRKRGMQVSQKKTKITATTDGFDFLGWHFKVQKNGKFKSTPSVDNFKAFRKKVKVIVNNSNYGATTKAEKLAPVVRGWRNYHKFCKMDGSKFSLWFISHRAYTVFNKETKQNRYSSAELVKKAFPAVPYSENKHISVKGGKSPYDGDLTYWSARNSKLYDSHTSKALKKQSHKCASCGMKFTGDERVNLHHIDENHANWKTNNLEALHKSCHDYKHMSKSAS, from the coding sequence ATGATTAGACACAGTTATAAAACTAGTGAATCTTGGGTAGCCCTACCGTGGAAGAAATTCCGCCGAAATCTATTCCGCCTTCAAAAGCGCGTGTATAAAGCGGTTCAAGTTGGAGACAAGCGCAAAGCTAGGTTACTCCAAAAGCTTATTATGAAATCTACCTCGGCTCGATTTCTGGCTATCCGTCAAGTATCACAGCTAAATGCTGGTAAGAAGACGGCGGGTGTTGATGGTAAAAAATCTCTCTCATTCAAGGAACGCTTTGAGTTAGAAGCCCTACTAAGAGTGAATAGCGGAAATTGGAAACATCAAGGTCTACGGGAAATTCCAATTCCCAAAAAGGATGGAACTACCAGAATGCTAAAAATACCTACCATCGCAGATAGAGCTTGGCAATGCCTTGCAAAATATGCACTCGAACCAGCACACAAAGCCACCTTCCATGCTAGGAGTTATGGTTTCAGAACAGGGCGCTCCGCCCATGATGCACAAAGGTACATCTACAACAACCTTAACTCTTCCTGCAATGGAATAGAAAAACGAGTTATTGAACTCGATATCGAAAAATGCTTCGACAGGATTAACCACTCAGCAATAATGGACGAACTCATTGCCCCCAAAGGCTTAAAACTCGGCATCTTCCGGTGCCTCAAGGCAGGAGTCAACCCAGAATTCCCTGAACAAGGAACGCCCCAAGGGGGAGTGGTCAGCCCATTACTAGCGAACATCGCACTCAATGGGATAGAAAGTATTCATCAATTCCAGGACAACCGAGGAAGAATCACCGAGCCATCAGTCCGATACGCGGACGACATGGTAATTATACTAAAACCCAAAGATAACGCGATAGAGATACTGGAAAGAATCAGCGAGTTTCTCCGCAAACGCGGAATGCAAGTAAGCCAAAAGAAAACCAAAATTACCGCTACGACAGATGGATTTGATTTCCTCGGCTGGCACTTTAAAGTCCAGAAAAACGGAAAGTTCAAAAGTACTCCCTCAGTGGATAACTTCAAAGCTTTTCGTAAGAAAGTAAAAGTCATCGTCAACAACTCGAATTATGGCGCTACTACAAAAGCTGAGAAATTAGCTCCTGTAGTCAGAGGTTGGAGAAACTACCATAAGTTCTGCAAAATGGACGGGTCAAAGTTCTCACTTTGGTTCATAAGTCATAGAGCATATACGGTATTCAATAAGGAAACCAAACAGAATCGCTACTCTAGTGCAGAACTAGTTAAAAAGGCATTTCCAGCAGTTCCCTACTCCGAAAACAAACATATATCAGTCAAAGGGGGAAAATCACCCTATGACGGAGATTTGACTTACTGGAGTGCGCGTAACAGCAAGCTCTACGACAGTCACACCTCTAAAGCCCTCAAAAAGCAAAGCCATAAATGTGCATCCTGCGGTATGAAATTCACTGGTGACGAACGGGTTAACCTGCACCACATCGATGAAAATCATGCCAACTGGAAGACAAATAACCTCGAAGCATTACATAAGTCATGCCACGACTACAAGCACATGAGCAAAAGCGCAAGCTAA
- a CDS encoding MOSC domain-containing protein, translated as MKLISVNVGLPREVTWKGKPVRTGIFKEPVNARVMVRELNLDGDRQADLTLHGGVDKAVYVYPFEHYEYWQSELPDTELTLGIFGENFTVIGLREEELNIGSRFKIGSVELMVTQPRFPCYKLGIRFGRSDMVKRFLASRRTGFYFRVLQEGEVGVGDTLELMSRDDNNITVANIIQLYVREQNNPELLHQAAQLQALPESWRDYFQEQIRRQDVR; from the coding sequence ATGAAGCTTATCTCTGTTAATGTCGGACTGCCGCGTGAAGTGACCTGGAAAGGAAAACCCGTCCGCACTGGAATTTTCAAAGAGCCAGTTAATGCCAGAGTGATGGTGCGTGAACTCAATTTAGATGGCGATCGACAAGCGGATCTCACCCTTCATGGCGGAGTTGACAAAGCCGTTTATGTCTATCCTTTTGAACATTATGAGTATTGGCAAAGTGAATTGCCTGACACAGAGCTAACACTCGGTATCTTTGGCGAAAATTTCACAGTCATTGGATTGAGAGAAGAAGAATTGAACATTGGCTCTCGCTTCAAAATCGGCAGTGTGGAACTAATGGTGACTCAACCGCGCTTCCCCTGCTACAAACTAGGGATTCGCTTTGGGCGATCGGATATGGTGAAACGATTTCTCGCCAGTCGTCGCACCGGATTTTACTTTCGGGTTTTGCAAGAGGGCGAAGTTGGAGTCGGAGATACTTTAGAGTTGATGAGCCGGGATGACAACAATATTACTGTTGCTAATATCATTCAGCTTTATGTTCGTGAGCAAAACAATCCAGAGTTACTTCACCAAGCTGCTCAACTGCAAGCGTTACCCGAAAGCTGGCGGGACTACTTTCAGGAGCAGATCCGTCGTCAGGATGTGAGATAG
- a CDS encoding cupin domain-containing protein, whose product MTQSFWLFGTHLTIVADHTTTDGKYDLIEGYFPPGTQTPPHRHTRYSEQLYVLEGEFTVWVGKNKVVLGAGESAFIPMGTPHVVAALSDQPARALVVAAPSAFAQLIEATGTLNENEAPDMELFNRISSEIGDEILGVPGDLP is encoded by the coding sequence ATGACACAATCATTCTGGCTTTTTGGTACCCACCTTACCATCGTCGCCGATCACACCACAACTGACGGTAAATATGACCTGATTGAGGGCTATTTCCCTCCTGGTACGCAAACTCCACCCCATCGCCATACACGCTATTCAGAACAACTCTATGTGTTGGAAGGAGAGTTCACTGTCTGGGTTGGTAAGAATAAGGTTGTGCTAGGCGCAGGTGAAAGTGCCTTCATTCCGATGGGCACACCCCATGTTGTTGCTGCACTCAGCGATCAACCAGCTCGCGCGTTAGTCGTTGCTGCGCCCAGTGCCTTTGCTCAACTAATTGAAGCAACAGGGACGCTAAACGAGAATGAGGCACCTGACATGGAATTGTTCAATCGCATCTCTAGCGAAATTGGCGACGAAATTCTGGGTGTACCTGGAGATCTCCCTTAG
- a CDS encoding response regulator: protein MSQSTTIRVLIVDDHAIVRKGLATIINRAPEMTVIAQAEDGQQAIDAFREYQPDVTLMDLRMPKMGGVEAIMAICAEFKQARIAVLTTYDGDEDIYRGLHAGAQGYLLKDAKPGELLNAIRAIHNGQKYIPPEVGAKLLQRMSNPELSERELEVLRLMAQGMGNQEIGTVLSIGESTVKLHVNRILSKLGVSDRTQAVITAVKRGIVSL, encoded by the coding sequence ATGAGCCAATCCACTACGATTCGGGTGCTAATTGTTGACGACCATGCCATAGTCAGAAAGGGTCTAGCAACCATCATTAACCGCGCTCCAGAAATGACAGTGATCGCTCAAGCTGAAGATGGGCAACAGGCGATCGACGCGTTTCGAGAATACCAACCTGATGTCACACTAATGGATTTACGAATGCCCAAAATGGGAGGTGTTGAAGCCATTATGGCGATTTGTGCTGAATTTAAGCAGGCTCGAATCGCGGTACTCACAACCTACGATGGCGATGAAGACATCTATCGCGGTTTACACGCGGGTGCTCAAGGCTATCTGCTTAAGGATGCTAAACCTGGCGAGCTTTTAAATGCGATTCGCGCCATTCATAATGGTCAGAAATATATTCCACCAGAAGTGGGGGCAAAATTATTGCAGCGAATGAGCAATCCAGAACTCAGTGAGCGAGAGTTGGAAGTGCTGCGTTTGATGGCACAAGGAATGGGTAATCAAGAAATTGGGACTGTTTTGAGTATTGGTGAAAGCACTGTCAAATTGCATGTGAATCGCATTTTGAGCAAACTGGGCGTGAGCGATCGCACACAAGCCGTGATTACTGCTGTTAAGCGTGGGATTGTCAGTTTATAA
- a CDS encoding DsbA family protein — protein sequence MTYDRDNRSLFVLPSTQDHIQGVLNAAVVFVMYGDYECFQSANVYRLIKVAQQQLKVSFGENNLGFIFRHFPQVQIHPYAQRAAEAAEAAAAQGQFWQMHEMLFIHQQELGNGYLVEYANRSGLDISQFLQDLSKRTYVNRIKADIEGGLRSRVEAAPALFINGIRYLDRWAVEQIIAAVVAANN from the coding sequence ATGACTTACGACCGTGATAATCGTTCTCTATTCGTTCTGCCTTCAACCCAGGATCATATTCAAGGTGTACTGAATGCTGCTGTAGTATTCGTCATGTATGGAGATTATGAATGTTTTCAAAGTGCCAACGTCTATCGATTGATTAAAGTTGCTCAACAGCAATTGAAGGTTTCGTTTGGAGAAAACAATTTAGGTTTTATCTTCCGTCATTTTCCTCAGGTACAGATTCATCCATATGCTCAACGGGCAGCGGAAGCCGCAGAAGCAGCAGCGGCTCAAGGGCAGTTTTGGCAAATGCATGAGATGCTGTTTATCCATCAACAGGAGTTGGGAAATGGCTATCTAGTGGAGTATGCCAATCGTTCAGGACTTGATATTTCTCAATTTTTGCAGGATTTATCCAAGCGAACGTATGTCAATCGGATCAAGGCAGACATCGAAGGTGGACTGCGAAGTCGAGTGGAGGCTGCACCCGCTTTGTTTATTAATGGAATTCGCTATCTTGATCGCTGGGCCGTTGAGCAGATAATAGCAGCCGTTGTTGCTGCAAATAATTAA
- a CDS encoding SDR family oxidoreductase yields MKKLEGKIALITGGNSGIGLATAKQFVAEGAYVYITGRRQVELDAAVEAIGKNVTAVQSDVSNLADLDRLFATIKQEQGHLDIIFANAGGGQIAPLGAITEEHFDKTFNINVKGLLFTVQKALPLLPEGASIILNASTASIKGTPAFSVYSATKAAVRSFARNWTLDLRERKIRVNAISPGVVPTPGYDHLGLNDQQLQEFVDSQASAIPLGRVGKPDEIAKAVVFLASADSSFVNGIELFVDGGMAQI; encoded by the coding sequence ATGAAAAAACTAGAAGGAAAAATCGCCCTTATCACGGGTGGCAATAGTGGTATCGGTCTTGCCACAGCCAAACAGTTTGTTGCTGAAGGTGCCTATGTCTACATCACGGGTCGTCGCCAAGTCGAACTGGATGCTGCTGTAGAAGCCATTGGTAAAAATGTTACGGCTGTGCAGAGCGATGTTTCTAATCTGGCAGACCTCGATCGTCTGTTTGCCACCATTAAGCAAGAGCAAGGACACCTCGATATCATCTTCGCTAATGCTGGCGGTGGACAAATTGCCCCACTTGGAGCAATCACTGAGGAACACTTTGACAAAACATTCAACATAAACGTCAAAGGTTTGCTGTTCACTGTACAAAAGGCACTGCCACTGTTGCCAGAGGGCGCTTCGATTATCCTGAATGCTTCGACTGCTTCTATAAAAGGTACGCCAGCTTTCAGTGTTTACAGCGCTACCAAAGCCGCCGTGAGATCATTTGCTCGGAATTGGACACTCGATCTCAGAGAACGCAAGATCCGAGTGAATGCCATTAGCCCTGGTGTGGTTCCGACTCCTGGTTACGATCATTTGGGACTGAATGACCAGCAGTTGCAAGAATTCGTGGACAGCCAAGCCAGCGCCATCCCACTGGGACGAGTCGGCAAACCCGATGAGATTGCCAAAGCTGTTGTCTTTCTCGCTTCAGCCGACAGCAGCTTTGTAAACGGCATTGAGTTGTTTGTCGATGGCGGTATGGCACAGATTTGA
- a CDS encoding alpha/beta fold hydrolase, giving the protein MMVFTWKKVQKLLLWLFALSVVVGISMHPTSATSRELPQASNSKPAIVLVHGAFADGTSWQHVIPLLEQDGYRVTAVQIPLTSLADDVATTKRVIEDQKGSVVVVGHSYGGNVITGAAAGNPQVKALVYVNAFAPDVGEKTSDLNKRYAAAPISTAIVSDAGNFLYIDRGKFHKFFAQDVSKAEARVMAATQKPIASAAFEQSLNEIAWKRIPSWFLVTQSDRAINPELQRFMAKRINAKTTEVNSSHVPFISHPKEVAKVIEAGSTAVN; this is encoded by the coding sequence ATGATGGTTTTTACATGGAAAAAAGTTCAAAAATTGTTGCTGTGGTTATTTGCATTAAGTGTTGTCGTTGGGATATCAATGCATCCAACATCAGCCACCTCCAGGGAATTACCTCAAGCGTCCAACTCTAAACCTGCGATCGTTCTCGTTCATGGGGCTTTTGCTGACGGTACATCATGGCAACACGTCATTCCATTGTTAGAGCAGGATGGCTACAGAGTGACCGCTGTGCAGATTCCGCTCACCTCGCTTGCTGATGATGTGGCAACGACGAAGCGGGTGATTGAGGATCAGAAAGGTTCTGTTGTAGTAGTTGGACATTCCTATGGTGGAAATGTGATCACGGGTGCGGCGGCTGGCAATCCACAGGTGAAAGCTCTGGTTTATGTTAATGCTTTCGCACCAGATGTTGGTGAAAAGACGAGTGATTTGAATAAAAGGTACGCAGCAGCTCCGATTAGCACGGCGATCGTATCTGATGCTGGAAACTTTCTCTATATTGATCGCGGGAAGTTTCACAAATTTTTTGCCCAGGACGTATCGAAGGCTGAGGCGCGAGTGATGGCAGCAACCCAAAAGCCAATCGCTAGCGCAGCATTTGAGCAATCACTGAATGAAATCGCCTGGAAAAGGATTCCTTCCTGGTTTCTCGTGACTCAAAGCGATCGCGCCATCAACCCTGAACTTCAACGATTTATGGCTAAACGGATTAATGCTAAGACAACCGAAGTTAACTCCAGTCATGTTCCTTTTATCTCTCATCCAAAAGAGGTTGCCAAAGTGATTGAAGCAGGAAGCACTGCTGTAAATTAA
- a CDS encoding alpha/beta hydrolase encodes MVAQANSQAAKILEVADDPRLSKGTKEFLKVLNSGGVALEKLTPLEARQVLVDAQASVPVDLSGIEESEKTITAEDYSITLNIVRPEGVKGTLPVFIFIHGGGWVLGDYPTHKRMVRDLVVLSGFAGVFVNYTRTPDAQYPQAINEIYAATKWVAEHGEEIGVDGKNLAVVGNSVGGNMTTVTALKAKEKGGPHIKLQILMWPIVDADFETNSYYQFGDQRFLTVPTMKWMYDMYIADPEKRKDIYASPLQATVEQLKCLPPALIVVAESDILHDEGTAYGRKLDEAGVEVTTVQYNGMIHDFGLLNGLAELPETRSLFVQAAAQLKKHLQ; translated from the coding sequence ATGGTTGCTCAAGCAAACTCGCAAGCAGCAAAAATTCTGGAAGTTGCGGATGATCCACGTCTTTCCAAAGGAACGAAGGAATTTTTGAAAGTGCTGAATTCAGGGGGTGTGGCGCTGGAGAAACTCACTCCACTCGAAGCACGTCAAGTTCTTGTAGATGCACAGGCTTCTGTTCCAGTAGACCTTTCAGGCATTGAAGAGTCTGAAAAAACGATTACTGCTGAGGATTATTCAATTACACTCAATATTGTACGACCTGAAGGGGTCAAAGGCACATTGCCTGTTTTCATCTTTATTCATGGTGGTGGTTGGGTGCTGGGTGATTACCCAACACACAAGCGCATGGTTCGCGATCTGGTTGTGCTTTCAGGGTTTGCAGGTGTCTTTGTCAACTATACTCGCACGCCAGATGCTCAGTACCCACAGGCAATCAATGAGATTTATGCTGCGACCAAATGGGTTGCCGAGCATGGTGAGGAGATTGGGGTGGATGGCAAGAATCTGGCAGTCGTTGGCAACAGTGTCGGCGGTAACATGACAACTGTCACTGCTTTGAAGGCGAAAGAAAAAGGAGGACCACACATCAAGCTGCAAATCCTGATGTGGCCCATTGTAGATGCTGATTTTGAAACGAATTCTTATTACCAATTTGGCGATCAGCGTTTTCTGACTGTACCAACGATGAAGTGGATGTATGACATGTACATCGCTGACCCAGAAAAGCGCAAAGACATCTATGCTTCTCCCCTACAGGCGACGGTTGAGCAACTCAAATGCTTGCCTCCAGCGTTAATTGTGGTTGCAGAAAGCGATATCTTGCATGACGAGGGCACAGCCTATGGACGCAAGCTCGATGAAGCTGGGGTCGAGGTAACAACTGTGCAGTACAACGGTATGATTCATGACTTCGGACTACTGAATGGTTTAGCCGAGTTGCCAGAAACCCGTTCTCTGTTTGTTCAAGCTGCTGCCCAATTGAAGAAACATCTGCAATAG